Proteins encoded together in one Microbacterium sp. ABRD28 window:
- a CDS encoding DNA topoisomerase IV subunit B, which produces MTAAEYSAHHLQVLEGLEAVRKRPGMYIGSTDARGLMHCLWEIIDNAVDEALGGHGDHIDVVLHADGSVEVRDRARGIPVDVEPRTGLTGVEVVFTKLHAGGKFGGGSYAASGGLHGVGASVVNALSERLDVEVDRGGKTYAMSFHRGEPGVFAGPGPDSPFTPFEDSSELRVVGKAPRGATGTRIRYWADRQIFTRDAAFSFEELEQRVRQTAFLVPGLQIVVRDERAGEPVETSYRFEGGISEFVEFLAPDAGVTDVWRLTGTGVFTETVPVLQPTGAMIPTEVERTCEVDIALRWGIGYDTVARSFVNIIATPKGGTHQQGFEQGLMKVLRAQVEQNARRLKVGNDKIEKDDILAGLTTVMTVRLPEPQFEGQTKEVLGTPAVRQIVAQVVTKELAARFSSTKRDDKAQTSLLLDKVVSEMKARISARTHKETQRRKNALESSSLPAKLADCRTNDVAESELFIVEGDSALGTAKLARNSEYQALLPIRGKILNVQKASISDMLSNAECASIIQVIGAGSGRSFDLDAARYGKVILMSDADVDGAHIRTLLLTLFFRYMRPLVEAGRVFAAVPPLHRVIVMHPGTKPNETIYTFSEQELHTLLTKLTKAGRRWQEPVQRYKGLGEMDADQLATTTMDRGGRTLRRVRVEDAEAASRVFELLMGTDVAPRREFIVDSSDRLSRERIDA; this is translated from the coding sequence GTGACCGCCGCTGAGTATTCCGCCCATCACCTGCAGGTGCTCGAAGGGCTCGAGGCCGTCCGCAAACGTCCGGGCATGTACATCGGCTCGACCGATGCCCGCGGCCTCATGCACTGCCTCTGGGAGATCATCGACAACGCCGTCGATGAGGCGCTCGGTGGTCACGGAGATCACATCGACGTCGTCCTCCACGCCGACGGCAGCGTCGAGGTCCGCGACCGCGCCCGCGGCATTCCGGTTGACGTCGAGCCCCGCACCGGGCTCACAGGCGTGGAGGTCGTCTTCACCAAGCTGCACGCCGGCGGCAAGTTCGGCGGGGGGTCGTACGCCGCGTCGGGAGGTCTGCACGGCGTGGGTGCTTCCGTCGTCAACGCCCTCTCCGAGCGCCTCGACGTCGAGGTCGACCGCGGGGGCAAGACCTATGCGATGTCGTTCCACCGCGGCGAGCCGGGGGTGTTCGCGGGCCCGGGTCCGGACTCGCCGTTCACCCCCTTCGAGGACAGCAGCGAGCTGCGCGTGGTCGGCAAGGCGCCGCGCGGGGCGACGGGAACGCGCATCCGCTACTGGGCCGATCGGCAGATCTTCACCCGCGATGCCGCGTTCTCCTTCGAGGAGCTCGAGCAGCGGGTCCGGCAGACGGCGTTCCTCGTCCCCGGTCTGCAGATCGTCGTGCGTGACGAGCGCGCAGGCGAGCCGGTCGAGACGTCCTACCGCTTCGAGGGCGGCATCTCGGAGTTCGTGGAGTTCCTCGCCCCCGACGCCGGTGTCACCGACGTGTGGCGGTTGACCGGTACCGGGGTCTTCACCGAGACCGTCCCCGTGCTGCAGCCCACCGGCGCGATGATCCCCACCGAGGTCGAGCGCACCTGCGAGGTCGACATCGCGCTGCGGTGGGGCATCGGCTACGACACCGTCGCCCGCTCCTTCGTCAACATCATCGCCACTCCGAAGGGCGGCACCCATCAGCAGGGGTTCGAGCAGGGACTGATGAAGGTGCTGCGCGCACAGGTGGAACAGAACGCTCGCCGGCTGAAGGTGGGCAACGACAAGATCGAGAAGGATGACATCCTCGCCGGCCTCACCACGGTGATGACCGTCCGGCTGCCCGAGCCCCAGTTCGAGGGCCAGACAAAAGAGGTGCTGGGCACCCCGGCCGTCCGTCAGATCGTGGCTCAGGTCGTCACGAAGGAGCTCGCCGCGCGCTTCTCTTCCACCAAACGCGACGACAAGGCGCAGACGTCGCTGCTCTTGGACAAGGTCGTCTCGGAGATGAAGGCGCGCATCTCGGCGCGCACGCACAAAGAGACGCAGCGTCGGAAGAATGCCTTGGAGTCGTCGTCTCTGCCGGCCAAGCTGGCCGACTGCCGCACGAACGACGTCGCCGAATCAGAGCTCTTCATCGTCGAGGGCGATTCGGCGCTCGGCACGGCCAAGCTCGCGCGCAACAGCGAATACCAGGCCTTGCTGCCGATCCGCGGGAAGATCCTGAACGTTCAGAAGGCATCGATCAGCGACATGCTGTCCAACGCCGAGTGCGCATCGATCATCCAGGTGATCGGTGCGGGTTCGGGCCGGTCGTTCGACCTCGACGCCGCGCGCTACGGCAAGGTCATCCTGATGAGCGATGCCGACGTGGACGGTGCGCACATCCGCACCCTCCTGCTGACCCTGTTCTTCCGCTACATGCGTCCGCTCGTCGAGGCCGGACGGGTGTTCGCCGCCGTCCCGCCCCTTCACCGGGTCATCGTGATGCATCCCGGGACCAAGCCCAATGAGACGATCTACACCTTCAGCGAACAGGAGCTGCACACCCTGCTCACCAAGCTCACCAAGGCGGGGAGGCGTTGGCAGGAGCCGGTGCAGCGGTACAAGGGTCTCGGTGAGATGGACGCCGACCAGCTCGCGACCACGACGATGGATCGGGGCGGACGGACGCTTCGAAGGGTGCGCGTGGAGGACGCCGAGGCGGCCTCTCGTGTCTTCGAACTGCTGATGGGTACGGACGTCGCCCCCCGTCGCGAGTTCATCGTCGACTCCAGCGACCGGCTGTCGCGGGAGCGCATCGACGCCTGA
- a CDS encoding DNA topoisomerase IV subunit A: MPASPADTTPTERIEDVDVSVEMQGSFLEYAYSVIYSRALPDARDGLKPVQRRILFQMADMGLRPDRGHVKSARVVGEVMGKLHPHGDAPIYDALVRLAQPFSLRVPLVDGHGNFGSLDDGPAAPRYTEARLAPPALAMTADLDEDVVDFIPNYDGQFQQPEVLPAAFPNLLVNGASGIAVGMATNMAPHNLIEVVAAAVHLLENPEATLEELMEFVPGPDLPSGGIIVGLDGIRDAYAAGRGSFRTRAKVSIESLGPRRTGLVVTELPYLVGPERVIEKIKDAVTSKKLTGISDVTDLSDRTKGLRLVIGVKTGFDPNAVLEQLYRLTPLEDSFGINNVALVDGQPKTLGLREMLRVYLDHRIRVITRRSEYRLARRRERLHLVEGLLIAILDIDEVIQVIRTSDDGEQARGRLMDVFDLTQVQAEYILELRLRRLTKFSRIELEAERDALKAEIDALVELLGDPALLRAQVAAELDATAEALGTPRRTLLLNGGPVAARSSKSAGPVDLQIADAPCRVFLSATGRMVRAERTPEAPGGGIVAPARRSKHDAVRSAVDTTTRGDVGAVTTAGRLVRFSPVDLPSVPGNSVQLSAGTRADQYLGLTGGEHVVALVPLASDPPIALGTAQGVVKRVAASELAGKHDVAIISLKDGDRVVGAALAPDGAELVFVAADAQLLRFDASSVRPQGRAAGGMAGIRLATGVEAIGFFVVGGSAFDAVVVTVAGASTALAGTDSGSAKVSAFTEYPAKGRGTGGVRAHRFLRGEDALSLAWVGSDPRAVGPDGAVRQLPAPGARRDASGTPLDGVVGAVGTVVR; encoded by the coding sequence ATGCCCGCATCACCCGCTGACACCACGCCCACCGAACGCATCGAGGACGTCGACGTCTCCGTCGAGATGCAGGGGTCGTTCCTCGAGTACGCCTACTCCGTCATCTACTCCCGCGCCCTGCCCGACGCCCGCGACGGATTGAAGCCCGTGCAGCGCCGCATCCTCTTCCAGATGGCCGACATGGGGCTTCGGCCCGATCGCGGGCACGTCAAGAGCGCGCGGGTCGTCGGCGAGGTGATGGGGAAACTCCACCCGCACGGCGACGCTCCGATCTACGACGCCCTCGTGCGCCTGGCCCAGCCCTTCTCGCTGCGGGTGCCTCTGGTCGACGGGCACGGCAACTTCGGCTCGCTCGACGACGGACCCGCGGCTCCGCGGTACACCGAGGCCCGCCTGGCTCCCCCGGCCCTGGCGATGACCGCAGACCTCGATGAAGACGTCGTGGACTTCATCCCCAACTACGACGGCCAGTTCCAGCAGCCGGAGGTGCTTCCGGCTGCGTTTCCCAACCTGCTCGTCAACGGCGCATCGGGCATCGCGGTGGGGATGGCCACCAACATGGCCCCGCACAACCTCATCGAGGTCGTCGCCGCCGCCGTGCACCTGCTCGAGAACCCCGAGGCGACCCTCGAAGAGCTGATGGAGTTCGTCCCCGGCCCCGACCTGCCCTCCGGCGGGATCATCGTCGGGCTCGACGGCATCCGCGACGCTTATGCCGCGGGACGCGGGTCGTTCCGCACCCGGGCGAAGGTGTCGATCGAAAGCCTCGGTCCGCGCCGGACGGGACTCGTCGTCACCGAGCTGCCGTATCTCGTGGGTCCGGAGCGCGTGATCGAGAAGATCAAGGACGCCGTCACGAGCAAGAAGCTCACGGGCATCTCCGACGTCACCGATCTCAGCGACCGTACGAAGGGTCTGCGTCTGGTCATCGGCGTGAAGACCGGGTTCGACCCGAACGCCGTCCTCGAGCAGCTGTACCGTCTGACGCCGCTGGAGGACTCCTTCGGCATCAACAACGTCGCCCTCGTCGACGGCCAGCCGAAGACGCTCGGGCTGCGCGAGATGCTCCGGGTGTACCTGGACCACCGCATCCGCGTGATCACGCGACGGAGCGAGTATCGCCTTGCGCGCCGCCGCGAACGCCTCCACCTCGTCGAAGGTCTCCTCATCGCGATCCTCGACATCGACGAGGTCATCCAGGTGATCCGCACCTCCGACGACGGGGAGCAGGCGCGTGGCCGGCTCATGGACGTCTTCGACCTCACCCAGGTGCAGGCCGAGTACATCCTGGAGCTGCGCCTGCGGCGCTTGACGAAGTTCTCGCGCATCGAGTTGGAAGCCGAACGCGACGCCCTGAAGGCCGAGATCGACGCCCTCGTCGAGCTGTTGGGCGACCCGGCCTTGCTCCGGGCCCAGGTCGCCGCCGAGCTGGACGCCACCGCCGAAGCGCTCGGCACCCCACGGCGGACCCTGCTGCTGAACGGCGGTCCGGTCGCGGCACGGTCGTCGAAGTCGGCGGGTCCGGTCGACCTCCAGATCGCCGACGCGCCTTGCCGGGTCTTCCTCTCCGCGACGGGACGCATGGTGCGCGCCGAGCGGACGCCGGAGGCACCGGGCGGCGGTATCGTCGCACCGGCCCGCCGATCGAAGCACGACGCTGTGCGTTCCGCGGTCGACACCACGACGCGCGGGGACGTGGGAGCGGTCACCACCGCAGGACGCCTCGTCCGCTTCTCGCCGGTCGACCTGCCCTCCGTTCCGGGGAACTCGGTGCAGTTGTCGGCGGGGACCCGCGCCGACCAGTACCTCGGGCTCACCGGCGGCGAGCATGTGGTCGCCCTCGTCCCCCTCGCGTCCGATCCGCCCATCGCACTCGGCACCGCCCAGGGCGTGGTCAAGCGGGTCGCCGCCTCCGAGCTCGCGGGAAAGCACGACGTCGCGATCATCTCCCTCAAGGACGGTGACCGCGTCGTCGGGGCCGCCCTCGCGCCCGACGGAGCGGAGCTGGTGTTCGTCGCCGCGGACGCGCAGCTGCTGCGCTTCGACGCGTCGTCCGTCCGACCCCAGGGCCGTGCCGCCGGTGGGATGGCCGGGATCAGGCTGGCCACAGGAGTGGAGGCGATCGGGTTCTTCGTCGTCGGCGGCTCGGCCTTCGACGCCGTGGTGGTCACCGTCGCGGGCGCCTCCACAGCACTGGCAGGCACCGACTCCGGATCGGCCAAGGTCTCGGCCTTCACGGAGTACCCCGCCAAGGGACGCGGCACCGGCGGGGTGCGGGCGCACCGCTTCCTCCGGGGCGAGGACGCCTTGAGCCTGGCCTGGGTCGGTTCCGACCCCCGGGCGGTCGGTCCCGACGGTGCGGTTCGACAGCTGCCGGCGCCGGGTGCACGACGCGACGCGTCGGGAACGCCGCTCGACGGTGTCGTCGGAGCGGTCGGCACCGTCGTGCGCTGA
- a CDS encoding nucleotide pyrophosphatase/phosphodiesterase family protein, whose translation MTVSLPSDPPGARRLTGVVPELIAALRGASDQWAPARSAIVCVVDGLGAHNLRARSGHARYLAAAMSKKDVARTVFPTTTAAALTSLLTGTEPGTHGIVGYRAFVPDTGEVLNQLRGWDTHGLPVSWQRAAPLFGREAEAGRPTFFVSKPEYTGTGFTEATLRGAVAVPAEDFSDRVDLAVDLAARHPGALIYLYTPELDGIGHRRGWESDEWTIGLEDVDAALARLGGALPGDVGAIVTADHGMVDVPRHRHRLLVEGSPLLEGVAQIGGEPRMLHLYADPGTADDVADAWRAAESPHAWVLTRDEAVASGLFGDVDPVVRPRIGDVLVAARGATAYYDDRDAERTGQQMVGQHGSLTDAERIVPLIRLGAFA comes from the coding sequence GTGACCGTCAGCCTACCGTCGGACCCGCCCGGTGCCCGGCGCCTCACCGGGGTCGTGCCGGAGTTGATCGCGGCGCTCAGGGGCGCATCCGACCAGTGGGCCCCCGCGCGAAGCGCGATCGTCTGCGTGGTCGACGGTCTCGGAGCCCACAATCTGCGAGCCCGCAGCGGTCACGCGCGGTATCTCGCGGCGGCGATGTCGAAGAAGGATGTCGCGCGGACCGTGTTCCCCACCACCACCGCCGCTGCGCTCACGAGTCTGCTGACGGGGACCGAGCCGGGTACCCACGGCATCGTCGGCTACCGCGCCTTCGTCCCCGACACCGGCGAGGTTCTCAATCAGCTCCGTGGGTGGGACACGCACGGACTGCCGGTGAGCTGGCAGCGCGCTGCGCCTCTCTTCGGCCGGGAAGCCGAAGCCGGCCGGCCGACGTTCTTCGTCTCCAAGCCCGAGTACACCGGCACGGGGTTCACCGAGGCGACGCTGCGCGGTGCGGTGGCGGTCCCGGCCGAGGACTTCTCCGACCGGGTCGACCTCGCCGTCGACCTTGCGGCCCGGCATCCGGGCGCCCTCATCTATCTCTACACACCGGAGCTCGACGGGATCGGACATCGTCGCGGATGGGAATCCGACGAGTGGACGATCGGGCTGGAGGACGTCGACGCCGCGCTCGCGCGGCTCGGCGGAGCGCTGCCGGGCGACGTGGGGGCGATCGTCACCGCCGACCACGGGATGGTCGACGTTCCCCGGCACCGGCATCGCCTTCTGGTCGAGGGGAGCCCCCTGCTGGAGGGTGTGGCACAGATCGGCGGCGAACCCCGGATGCTTCATCTGTACGCCGACCCGGGGACCGCCGATGACGTCGCCGACGCGTGGCGGGCAGCGGAGTCCCCCCACGCGTGGGTCCTCACGAGGGACGAGGCTGTCGCGAGCGGCCTGTTCGGTGACGTCGATCCCGTCGTGCGGCCGCGCATCGGCGACGTCCTCGTCGCCGCGCGCGGGGCCACGGCGTACTACGACGACCGGGACGCCGAACGCACCGGTCAGCAGATGGTGGGCCAGCACGGCTCGCTCACCGACGCCGAGCGGATCGTTCCGCTCATCCGCCTCGGCGCGTTCGCCTGA
- the sepH gene encoding septation protein SepH, whose protein sequence is MEQLKVIGTEDDRLVLATESGDRFSLPVDEVLRNELRRTRRDRDHDGQAARPSPREIQSHIRAGLSTTEVATLLGCRVEDVARFEGPVLAEREHVVGQALAVPVLLGGQLEHDAHPTFGAAVRGKLHEAGAVGERWTSWKEPSGWIVKLEFTANSVDHDARWSFDPRRSTLSPLNADAIQLSRQGSLPEGLIPRLRALDTAPAKDDSRFDSGAFGPRRPPEADLEHPEIPAPVAPAVQQAAIKRATEPAVTSAETADLLEALRRRRGQREPLPGAEEARERTTSSQPVALFDALEPGYGDGPEPSDESVPSDRGPSATQVAEAAGRRKGRTSMPSWDEIVFGARGDD, encoded by the coding sequence ATGGAACAGCTCAAGGTGATCGGAACCGAGGACGACAGACTCGTCCTCGCGACCGAATCGGGCGACCGGTTCTCGCTGCCCGTCGATGAGGTGCTGCGCAACGAGCTGCGCCGCACGCGACGCGACCGCGACCACGACGGCCAGGCCGCTCGCCCCAGCCCTCGCGAGATCCAGTCGCACATCCGTGCCGGGCTATCGACGACCGAGGTGGCGACGCTGCTGGGCTGCCGCGTGGAAGACGTGGCCCGCTTCGAAGGACCGGTGCTCGCCGAGCGCGAGCACGTCGTCGGTCAGGCTCTCGCTGTGCCGGTGCTGCTGGGCGGTCAGCTCGAGCACGACGCGCACCCCACGTTCGGAGCAGCCGTGCGCGGCAAGCTCCACGAAGCCGGCGCGGTCGGCGAACGGTGGACGAGCTGGAAGGAGCCCTCGGGATGGATCGTCAAGCTCGAGTTCACCGCCAACAGCGTCGACCATGATGCGCGGTGGAGCTTCGATCCCCGCCGCAGCACCCTCTCGCCCTTGAATGCCGACGCGATCCAGCTGTCGCGTCAGGGTTCGCTCCCCGAAGGACTGATCCCACGCCTGCGGGCCCTCGACACCGCCCCCGCCAAGGACGACTCGCGCTTCGACAGCGGCGCCTTCGGGCCCCGTCGCCCGCCGGAGGCCGACCTCGAGCACCCCGAGATCCCCGCACCGGTCGCGCCGGCCGTCCAGCAGGCCGCGATCAAGCGGGCGACCGAACCGGCGGTCACCTCCGCGGAGACCGCCGACCTGCTCGAAGCCCTGCGTCGTCGTCGTGGCCAGCGGGAACCCCTTCCCGGCGCGGAGGAGGCGCGAGAGCGCACGACGTCATCGCAGCCCGTCGCACTCTTCGACGCCCTCGAGCCGGGGTACGGCGATGGGCCCGAGCCCTCCGACGAGAGCGTTCCGTCCGACAGGGGTCCGTCGGCGACGCAGGTCGCCGAGGCCGCGGGACGCCGCAAGGGACGCACGTCGATGCCCTCCTGGGACGAGATCGTCTTCGGCGCACGCGGCGACGACTGA
- a CDS encoding DUF4193 domain-containing protein, which yields MATDYDAPRKTEDDSESIEALKERVPDKMSGSVDVEDADNPSGFELPGADLSDLELDVVVLPPQEDEFTCMNCFLVKHRSQLDHEGGDGPICRECAA from the coding sequence ATGGCAACCGACTACGACGCCCCCCGCAAGACCGAAGACGACAGCGAGTCGATCGAGGCGCTCAAGGAGCGTGTCCCCGACAAGATGTCCGGTTCGGTGGACGTCGAGGACGCCGACAACCCCTCGGGCTTCGAACTGCCCGGCGCCGACCTGTCCGATCTCGAGCTGGACGTGGTCGTGCTTCCCCCCCAGGAGGACGAGTTCACCTGCATGAACTGCTTCCTGGTCAAGCACCGCTCTCAGCTGGACCACGAGGGCGGCGACGGACCGATCTGCCGGGAGTGCGCGGCGTAA